Genomic window (Paenibacillus sp. 37):
GAAGCTTTTTTGGAGTTGCGCAGAATCTCTTCCGAGGTCGCAGAGAGTTCTTCGGAATGTGCCGCAATCTGCTGAATGCCACCGACGAGAGTATTAATGGTTGTTTCATTTTCACGGATCAGCGTTTCCAGTGTCATGTGACTATCCAGTGCGTAGTTCACACCCAATATACCCACGACCTGATCGTTTTCCTTAATGGGAATAAGAATGGAGTCGAAAGGTCTGCCTTGCAGATCACCAGGCATACGTGCAACAGTACGCGTCTCCTTGTTGGTGAGCATTTTGAAATTTTTATAATCGTCATGCAGTTCATCTCCAACCTTCACGCCAATCTCCAGACTTTTTGCTTCGGAAAAATACAATACTTTCTCATGATCATTAATGGATATGGATATGTCGTCACGGAACATTTGGCTAACAAAAGGCATAGCATTTACCAGAGATTCAAGAGTATTCAATGTGCATCTTTCCTTCCCGATACAAAAAGTGGAATTCTCAATCTATATAAGTTGAACTAAAGATATATTCACACGTACACTCCGATGACAGAATAACCTTCCAATCGCTGTTATCCCCAGATTTTTTTGATTCCCTTTTCTCAAGGGAAAAATCCGGTGATAAAGGCGAACGCTTCGCTTTTTCAGGTTTTTTCTGTCCTCTACGTTTCTGTGTAAATGATTAGTTCAACTTATATAGTCTCTATATCGGTAACTTTTTCCGTTTTTTTGAATTAATGTCCAATGAAGGTGTAATTGGCGAAGGGAAAACCGAATTTCCTGATTTTTTGTAAGCGTAATCAAAAATCTGTAGCCACCACAGAACATGTCAGTTATACTGGGATTATTATTCGGCTATTCAGAAGATAACCAAGGGACATACCTATTTCCCGGTAAGGGGATTACCCACCTAGGTTAAGCGCTATACTTTATTATTACTTATTAGTTTGGTGCTCCAGTGTGGATGGTATGAATGCTATGATATAAGACTTTATTTCAACGGGAGAAGGATGTGTGTCATCGATGACGACCTATTTCAGTGAACCACAGAGCATGTATTACCGATTTGGAGAAGATCAGGATCAGGTGCTGAAGGTGCTAGCCGAGAGGTATATTGGAGCCAATGCGCAGGCTGATTTTGTATATCGGGTATTCCAGAAGTCTGGTATTTTGCAAAATGAAAAAGGGCTTTATGATCTGAACTTAGGTAAACGTTTTCCTGATGCACCTAAAGACCATATATCCTACGCAGCTGCACTGGTTTGGGGGGACGAGGACCGAAACCTGGATGTACTGGTCCGCTGCTATGGGCCTGTTCGTTTCTATTTCAATGAACAGATGGTCTATCGCTCAACCGTAATGGATGAGATTAGTCCAGACGCAACGGTGAAGCTCAGCATCGATATCAAGCCTGGTTGGAACACCATTTGGCTGGAAATGAAAAACACTCCTGCCGGCTTTGGCTGCCAGTTTGGATCAGATGAAGGTAAAGTGCGAATTTTGAACGTATTTGCTCCATTCCAGGAGAGACAGGGGCAAGCGGGGTGGGTATTCTCTCAACCGAACCCGGCCACGAGTAAGCAACCAGACCTGCTTGGTAAAGAAGCTGACTACAGCTTAAATTGGTTGCCTGAGACAGGCTGGTCTGATGAAGATAAAACCAAGCCAGCCTTCGAACGAATATTCGGAAATCTTGCTGGAAAACATGCTTATGCTTGGACCCATCTGAACAATATCGATTCAACCGGGAATCAGGTACGATTGTCAGGTCAATCCTCCGGTTCTCTAAGTATTTGGATTAGCGGCAAGCCTGTGGC
Coding sequences:
- a CDS encoding methyl-accepting chemotaxis protein gives rise to the protein MNTLESLVNAMPFVSQMFRDDISISINDHEKVLYFSEAKSLEIGVKVGDELHDDYKNFKMLTNKETRTVARMPGDLQGRPFDSILIPIKENDQVVGILGVNYALDSHMTLETLIRENETTINTLVGGIQQIAAHSEELSATSEEILRNSKKASENSVSVSKVTNVIREVSEQTNLLGLNAMIEAARVGDQGAGFGVVASEVRKLSDHTKQAAADIETSLGSVQDSMKHMEQEIGQITTATVDQAKLVSEFMESIEQLSETSANLKKFVHQMLALE